The stretch of DNA GCCCGCACCTGCTGCCCTCGCCGGCCAAAACGCACGTGGTCGGTCAGCCTTCCACCTCTGAGCAGGGCGAAGTCGCGCAGGTAGTTCTGGTGCAGCCGCCACGGCGAGCGTGCGCCCTGCCGGGGCAGGTCGCTGGCGCCGCGCAGGATGTAGCCGGACTTCAGATCGATCAGCGAATCCAGCTCGGCGTCCGCGACGTCGGCCGGTGCTTCGGGGGCCACCCACTGCAGGTTCCTACGGTCCAGGTATTTCAGCAGCCTACAGATGTAGCCGGCAACCAGGTCGGCTTTGAGGGTCCAGGACGCGTTGGTGTAGCCGATGGTGAGGGCAAAGTTCGGAACACCTTCCAGCATCATGCCCTTGTAGGTCAGGGTCTTGCCGAGGTCCACGGGCTCGCCGTCGACGGTGAGGGTCATGCCGCCAATCACCAGCAGGTTCAGTCCGGTCGCGGTGACAATGACGTCGGCCGGGACCGTCGTGCCCGAGACCAGATCAATGCCGTCCGGGGTGATCCGCGAGATCCTGTCGGTCACGATGTCGGCAGTACCGGCGCTGATCGCACGGTAGAGATCGCCATCGGGGATAGCGCAGAGGCGCTGGTCCCACGGCTGATACGACGGCGCCAGGTGCGTGTCGACAGGGAAGCCCGCCGGCAGCTTGGCGGTTGCCGCCCTGCGGAGGATTGCCTTCATCGTTTCCGGCCGCCGTCGGCTGAGCTGGAAGGTCAACATCGAAAAGAGAATGTTCTTCGCCCGGACGACGTCGTGCGCCAGTTGCGCGGGCATCTTGCCCCGGAGGCGGTCGGCCAGGCGGTCCCGGGACGGCACCGGGGCGATGTAGGTGGGGGAGCGCTGCAGCATCGTCACCTTTGCGGCTGACTTCGCCATCGCCGGCACAAGCGTCACTGCGGTGGCCCCGCTGCCGATGATCACTACCTGCTTCCCCTGGTAATCGAGGTCAGCAGGCCAGTGCTGCGGGTGGACGATGGTTCCCGCAAAGGTGTCGGCGCCCTCGATGGCCGGGGTGAACCCCTGGTCATAGCGGTAATAGCCGGAACACACGGAGAGAAACGAGCAGGTGAAGGTGACGGCGTCGTCGGACGCGGACTCCGCACGGCCCTGGTGATACTCGCCGTCGGCAGTGCCCACAGCCGTAACCGTCCACTGCGCGGTGTCACTTGACCACTCGGCCGAAACGACCCGGTGGTTGAGCCGTATCCGCGGGGCGAGGCCCTCGTCGGCAACCGTCGCCTCAATGTACTCGCGGATCGAATCGCCGTCGGCGATCGCCTTGGCGCCCGCCCAGGGCCGGAAGGAGTAGCCCAGCGTGTACATGTCGCTGTCGGAGCGGATACCCGGGTATCGGAAGAGGTCCCAGGTGCCTCCGACAGCGCCCCTCGATTCCAGGATCATGAAGGTCTTTCCGGGTACGTCGCGTTGCAGGCGGCCGGCAAAACCGATGCCACTCAGCCCGGCCCCGACAATCAAGACATCAACGTGCTCGCTCATGAACCAAAGCTACCGACTCACGGTTGAGGACGCGATCCGGGAGTGTGCCCAGCAACTGTCGAACCTCAGAATGAGTAGCGGATGCGGCAGTAGGGCGCGATTTCCTCAATAAGCGCGGTCAGCTGCCGTACGTAGCCTGCCTTGGTTCCGGAACGGTACCGGACATTGGTGAAGCCGTTGGACGAGACCTTCGATTCCTGGAGGTCCGGACGCCACAGCACGTTCTCGGCCTGCGGATGCCACCCCAGGTTGACCTCATGGAGCCGCTCGTTGTGGGTCAGGAAGATGACTTCTGCCGCGAGCTGGGCCTTGGATGCGGCTGTCAGGGTGGCATCAAGCTGGCGCAGCAGCTCCTCCCAGTCGCTGAGCCAGGTGTCGGTGATGATGACGGGGGAGAAGTTCACATGTACCTCGTACCCGGCCTCGACGAAGTCGTTGATCGCCGCCATACGTTCGGCCACGGGGGAGGTCCGGACGTCAATCGATTTCGCCAGGTCCGCGGGCATAAGGGAGAAGCGGATCCTGGTATGGCCGCCATGGTCCCAGCCGAGCATTTTCCGGTTCACGTACTTGGTGGCAAAGGACAGCTTGGCGGTGGGCAGGTCGCCGAAGAGCGTGACCAGATCCTCCACGTTATTGCTGATGAGCGCGTCGACGGAGCAGTCGCTGTTTTCGCCGATGTCGTAGACCCAGAGTTCCGGATCGCATTGGTTAGGCTCAAGCTTCAGCCCCTGGCGTGTGACGTGCCGCTCCAGTGCTCGGGCGATCTGGTCGATGTTCGCGAAGACGGTAACCGGGTTGCTGTACCCCTTGTGCCGGGGCACGTAGCAGTAGGCGCATGCCATGGCGCAGCCGTTCGCGGTTGAGGGCGCGATGAAGTCCGCGGACCGGCCGTTCGGCTTGACGGTCAGCGCTTTCTTGACGCCGAGGACAAGCGACTCTGTCTTGATCCGCGACCAGCGCGGCACGTTCGTTTCATCACCGTGCACCTCGGGGATGTTCCAGTGGTTGTCAACAAGCACGACGTCGGCGTCCGGCCAGCGTCCGACAATTTCCTGGCCCCTGGGCAGTTCCAGTGCAGCGGGTTGCGCGTAGATGCGCCGGATCTGCAGCAGCCGGTTGAATTCCATGGGTCCATTCTCCCCGGACGCCGAAGGTCCCGCGGGCCGTTAAGCCCTCGGCATCTTGTGCTCGCAGCCACTTAAGCCTCCCGCCGTTGCTCCTACTTGCCGGGCTCCCGAGTAATGCGCACCTCAGGTCGTCAATAAAAGCAGGTATCTACCACCCGTGTCTCGCAATAGTGGCAAGCCTTAGGTTGATCATGGCCACCGGCCGCAGTTGTTGGACACTACTGCACCGGTGGTTCTCCTAGTACAAACCGGTCTCAATTCGTTTGCGGAACTCCCTGCTGATTTTGCAGGCCGGAGATACAACACACCTCAATGACTAAATCAACACCGCAGATGGGACATTATGCGTGCTTTAGTAACTGGCGGAGCCGGGTTTCTTGGCTCTCACTTGTGTGAAGATTTGTTGGACCGTGGGGATTCGGTGGTTTGCGTCGATGACCTTTCCACTGGTCGCATGAACAATATCGCGGCCTTCGCGAATCATCCGCGGTTTAGCTTCCAGCACGCGGACGTCAGTGATTCACTGCGGATCCGGGGGCGACTGGACCTTGTGGCGCACTTGGCGAGCCCGGCGTCGCCGCCCGATTATCATCGTCTTCCACTCGAGACCCTTGCCGTAGGCAGCAGGGGCACCGAAAACGCGCTAAAACTTGCTGCGGCTAAAGGGGCCCGCTTCGTCCTCGCTTCCACCAGCGAGGTATACGGCGATCCGACAGTCCATCCGCAGAAAGAAAGCTATTGGGGCAACGTGAATTCGATTGGCCCTCGCAGTGTTTATGACGAAGCGAAGCGCTTCGCTGAAGCCATCTCCATGGCATACGCCCGGAGTCTTGGCGTTAACGTTGGCATAATACGCATCTTCAATACCTTCGGGCCCCGGATGCGAGCAGAGGACGGACGGGTAGTATCCAGCTTCATAGCCCAGGCGCTGAATGGTGACCCGCTGACAATTTACGGGGACGGACAGCAGACGCGCAGCTTCTGCTACGTCGACGACCTCGTCCGCGGGATCGTCGCCATGGCCGACAGCTCGGAAACCGGACCGATCAACATTGGCAATCCGGTGGAACGGACAGTTCTTGAACTGGCTGAGCTTGTCCTGGAATTAACCGGTTCGGCATCCCCGATCGAGTTCCATCAGCTCCCCGTGGACGATCCGACGCGGCGGCGCCCGGACATCACCCTGGCGGAAGACCTGCTCGGGTGGCACCCGCGGGTTTCGACCGAAGAGGGTTTGCATCACACCGTCGCGTACTTCCGGGCCCACGCGCGGGAGGTCGCCTCGGCGGCCATGAGCATAGCCGGGTCCCAGTTCGAGGGCGTTCACACGAGCGCGTCCAGGCAGGGCGCCCCTGCCATGGCCCGGCTGGCCTGACAGCCCCGTCCGTTTCCCTGGCTGCAAGGCTCCTCCGGGCCGCAGCCGCACTTAGTAGGAGGCCCAGCATGCGCATTACCGTAATCGGAACAGGTTATCTGGGGGCTGTCCATGCCGCCGGCATGGCACAACTCGGACATGACGTCCTCGGAGTGGACGTCGACGAGGGCAAGATCGAGCAGCTGGCCAACGGCCATGCTCCGTTCTTCGAACCAGGCTTCCCCGAGCTTCTGCGGAACAACATTTCCGCTGGTCGGCTGAATTTTTCCACCTCCCTGAAGCAGGCAGCCGAGTTTGGCGAGGTCCACTTCATTTGCGTAGGAACCCCCCAGCGCCCCGGCTCCACAGCGGCAGATATGAAGTACGTGGACGCCGTCATAGAGGGTCTGGTGCCGCACCTCCAGCGCCCCTGCTTGATCGTCGGCAAATCAACAGTTCCGGTCGGGACAGCCGCTCGGCTTACAACCAAGGTGGCCGAGCTCGCGCCACTCGCCAAAGTCGAGGTGGCCTGGAACCCTGAATTCCTGCGTGAAGGCTTCGCCGTGAACGACACACTGCATCCGGACCGCCTAGTGGTGGGAGTGGCTTCCCCCGAGGCCGACGCCAAGCTTCGCGAGGTCTACAAGACCATCCTCGACGCCGACACTCCCTACATCTCAACCGATGTGGCGACGGCAGAACTCGTGAAGGTCTCCGCCAACGCGTTCCTGGCTACCAAGATCTCATTCATAAACGCCATTTCCGAAATCTGTGAGGCTGTCGGGGCGGACATTATGCCGCTGGCTGCA from Arthrobacter sp. B3I9 encodes:
- a CDS encoding alpha/beta fold hydrolase, which encodes MSEHVDVLIVGAGLSGIGFAGRLQRDVPGKTFMILESRGAVGGTWDLFRYPGIRSDSDMYTLGYSFRPWAGAKAIADGDSIREYIEATVADEGLAPRIRLNHRVVSAEWSSDTAQWTVTAVGTADGEYHQGRAESASDDAVTFTCSFLSVCSGYYRYDQGFTPAIEGADTFAGTIVHPQHWPADLDYQGKQVVIIGSGATAVTLVPAMAKSAAKVTMLQRSPTYIAPVPSRDRLADRLRGKMPAQLAHDVVRAKNILFSMLTFQLSRRRPETMKAILRRAATAKLPAGFPVDTHLAPSYQPWDQRLCAIPDGDLYRAISAGTADIVTDRISRITPDGIDLVSGTTVPADVIVTATGLNLLVIGGMTLTVDGEPVDLGKTLTYKGMMLEGVPNFALTIGYTNASWTLKADLVAGYICRLLKYLDRRNLQWVAPEAPADVADAELDSLIDLKSGYILRGASDLPRQGARSPWRLHQNYLRDFALLRGGRLTDHVRFGRRGQQVRASGRLTPEGRRDPLELPGTGHVDVAGTRLRYRKTGSGDPVLLLHGIGQSLDDWNEQHERLSANHTVISVDLPGFAYSERLSVPATLANLAGVMPALLNAVGVHEPLPVVGNSLGGAVAMKLAADHPERVAALVLANSAGFGKEVAPVLRLLAIRPLAALLMRPDVKASRRAVQSLFYDQTLVTEDRVGHAFALSQREVHRRTLLDVASDLGTVAGVRTEWRTSLIGALAESEIPTLVVWGDHDRILPFSHLEAAAAALPRAESHVFAETGHMPQIERPDEFAAVVEEFLSRRLAGYV
- a CDS encoding spore photoproduct lyase family protein, whose protein sequence is MEFNRLLQIRRIYAQPAALELPRGQEIVGRWPDADVVLVDNHWNIPEVHGDETNVPRWSRIKTESLVLGVKKALTVKPNGRSADFIAPSTANGCAMACAYCYVPRHKGYSNPVTVFANIDQIARALERHVTRQGLKLEPNQCDPELWVYDIGENSDCSVDALISNNVEDLVTLFGDLPTAKLSFATKYVNRKMLGWDHGGHTRIRFSLMPADLAKSIDVRTSPVAERMAAINDFVEAGYEVHVNFSPVIITDTWLSDWEELLRQLDATLTAASKAQLAAEVIFLTHNERLHEVNLGWHPQAENVLWRPDLQESKVSSNGFTNVRYRSGTKAGYVRQLTALIEEIAPYCRIRYSF
- a CDS encoding NAD-dependent epimerase/dehydratase family protein; translation: MRALVTGGAGFLGSHLCEDLLDRGDSVVCVDDLSTGRMNNIAAFANHPRFSFQHADVSDSLRIRGRLDLVAHLASPASPPDYHRLPLETLAVGSRGTENALKLAAAKGARFVLASTSEVYGDPTVHPQKESYWGNVNSIGPRSVYDEAKRFAEAISMAYARSLGVNVGIIRIFNTFGPRMRAEDGRVVSSFIAQALNGDPLTIYGDGQQTRSFCYVDDLVRGIVAMADSSETGPINIGNPVERTVLELAELVLELTGSASPIEFHQLPVDDPTRRRPDITLAEDLLGWHPRVSTEEGLHHTVAYFRAHAREVASAAMSIAGSQFEGVHTSASRQGAPAMARLA
- a CDS encoding UDP-glucose/GDP-mannose dehydrogenase family protein, translated to MRITVIGTGYLGAVHAAGMAQLGHDVLGVDVDEGKIEQLANGHAPFFEPGFPELLRNNISAGRLNFSTSLKQAAEFGEVHFICVGTPQRPGSTAADMKYVDAVIEGLVPHLQRPCLIVGKSTVPVGTAARLTTKVAELAPLAKVEVAWNPEFLREGFAVNDTLHPDRLVVGVASPEADAKLREVYKTILDADTPYISTDVATAELVKVSANAFLATKISFINAISEICEAVGADIMPLAAALGHDARIGNRFLSPGLGFGGGCLPKDIRAFLARAEELGIEESLAFLKNVDSINVNRRRSAVNLAKGMLGGSLQNRRITVLGASFKPNSDDVRDSPALSVANALQRQGAHVRVHDPEAVENARAVCQALDYTTEVEKAFEGAELTLHLTEWQEYRQLDPNRLSALVTSPRILDARNTLDVDRWRAGGWTVRAMGRPSR